From one Erythrobacter sp. HKB08 genomic stretch:
- the ribB gene encoding 3,4-dihydroxy-2-butanone-4-phosphate synthase, giving the protein MSELSIQQRIRKLVEDGTMSRSAIARAAGLHANSLRECTEASWNPTAETLGKLEAFLEANDDRPVLASIEEIIDEARNGRMYILVDDEDRENEGDLIIPAQMATPAAINFMATHGRGLICLSMTKSRADELKLEPMSRNNRESMQTAFTTSIEAREGVTTGISAGDRARTVSVAIDSSKGADDIVTPGHVFPLVARDGGVLVRAGHTEAAVDISRLAGLNPSGVICEIMNEDGTMARLDDLVGFARKHDLKIGTIRDLIAYRLRHDHLAEVRAEARFTSRWGGDWTAVAFYNKATMTEQIVLKKGHVDPDKPTLVRMHALDMFNDIFGKQSDDDRILAKSMEIIGKEGAGLIVMIPRASGGFIADQVRKLKGEPPEPMDALRDYGVGAQILNELGVHEMELLTNSDRSLVALDGYGVSIVGKRAIDTE; this is encoded by the coding sequence ATGAGCGAACTATCGATCCAGCAGCGCATCCGCAAGCTCGTCGAAGACGGGACCATGTCGCGCTCCGCCATCGCCCGGGCCGCAGGCCTCCATGCCAATTCGCTGCGCGAATGCACCGAAGCCAGCTGGAACCCGACTGCCGAAACGCTCGGCAAGCTCGAGGCGTTCCTCGAAGCGAACGACGACCGCCCGGTGCTCGCGAGCATCGAGGAAATCATCGACGAGGCGCGCAACGGACGCATGTATATCCTCGTCGACGACGAAGACCGCGAGAACGAGGGCGACCTCATCATTCCCGCCCAGATGGCGACCCCGGCGGCGATCAATTTCATGGCGACGCATGGCCGCGGCCTCATCTGCCTGTCGATGACCAAGTCGCGTGCGGACGAGCTCAAACTCGAGCCCATGAGCCGCAACAACCGCGAGTCCATGCAGACCGCCTTCACCACCAGCATCGAGGCGCGCGAAGGCGTCACCACCGGCATCAGCGCGGGCGACCGCGCGCGCACGGTCAGCGTGGCGATCGACAGTTCCAAGGGTGCGGACGACATCGTGACCCCGGGCCACGTCTTCCCGCTGGTCGCGCGCGATGGCGGCGTGCTGGTGCGCGCGGGCCACACCGAGGCCGCGGTCGATATTTCGCGGCTCGCAGGCCTCAATCCCTCGGGCGTGATCTGCGAGATCATGAACGAGGACGGCACGATGGCGCGGCTCGACGACCTCGTCGGCTTCGCGCGCAAGCACGACCTCAAGATCGGCACGATCCGCGACCTCATCGCCTATCGCCTGCGCCACGACCACCTGGCCGAAGTGCGCGCCGAAGCCCGCTTCACCAGCCGCTGGGGCGGCGACTGGACGGCGGTCGCTTTCTACAACAAGGCAACCATGACCGAGCAGATCGTGCTCAAGAAGGGTCATGTCGATCCGGACAAGCCCACGCTGGTACGCATGCACGCGCTCGACATGTTCAACGACATCTTCGGCAAGCAGAGCGACGACGATCGCATCCTTGCCAAGTCGATGGAGATCATCGGCAAGGAAGGCGCCGGCCTGATCGTCATGATCCCGCGCGCGAGCGGCGGCTTCATCGCCGACCAGGTCCGCAAGCTGAAGGGCGAACCGCCCGAGCCGATGGATGCGCTGCGCGACTATGGCGTCGGCGCACAGATCCTCAACGAGCTCGGCGTGCACGAAATGGAGCTGCTAACCAACTCCGACCGCTCGCTCGTCGCGCTCGACGGATACGGCGTGTCGATCGTCGGCAAGCGGGCGATCGACACCGAATAG
- a CDS encoding LacI family DNA-binding transcriptional regulator codes for MGRQPTGKPTSFDIAYLAGVSQPTVSRALRGDRAVSEKTREKIERIARELNYTVDKNASSLRSQRANTIALLFFEDPTADDSNINPFFLSMLGSITRECANRGLDLLISFQRMEDDWHVKYQDSHRADGLILLGYGDYTAYEQRLEQLAQQGTHFVRWGSVREDNIGATVGSDNFGAGRQAGEHLVELGRRKIAFLGDADEGYPEFADRYAGLCAALDAAGLEADPKLRMDALTSEADGYAAARKLLDSGRDFDAVFAASDLIAIGAMRALAEAQKTVPEDVAIVGFDDIPAAGHTSPPLTTLMQDMRGAGAALLDVLLKGIEDDEITRRELPARLVVRESTVAKKSPAKATSDA; via the coding sequence ATGGGCCGCCAGCCTACAGGGAAGCCGACGAGCTTCGATATCGCCTATCTTGCCGGGGTGTCGCAGCCCACGGTGAGCCGCGCATTGCGGGGCGACAGGGCGGTCAGCGAGAAGACGCGCGAGAAGATCGAGCGAATCGCCCGCGAGCTCAACTACACGGTCGACAAGAATGCATCCTCGCTCCGTTCGCAGCGGGCGAACACGATCGCGCTGCTGTTCTTCGAGGATCCGACCGCCGACGACAGCAACATCAACCCCTTCTTCCTCTCGATGCTCGGTTCGATCACGCGCGAATGCGCCAATCGCGGGCTCGACCTGCTGATTTCCTTCCAGCGGATGGAAGACGACTGGCACGTCAAATACCAGGACAGCCACCGCGCGGACGGTCTCATCCTGCTCGGCTACGGCGATTACACCGCCTACGAACAGCGGCTCGAGCAGCTTGCCCAGCAGGGGACGCATTTCGTGCGCTGGGGTTCGGTGCGCGAAGACAACATCGGTGCGACTGTCGGTTCGGACAATTTCGGTGCGGGTCGCCAAGCGGGCGAGCATCTCGTCGAGCTTGGCCGCCGCAAGATCGCTTTCCTCGGCGATGCGGACGAGGGGTATCCCGAATTTGCCGATCGCTATGCCGGCCTGTGTGCCGCGCTCGATGCGGCGGGTCTCGAGGCCGATCCGAAGCTGCGCATGGATGCGCTGACGAGCGAGGCGGATGGCTACGCCGCTGCCAGGAAGCTGCTCGATAGCGGACGCGATTTCGACGCCGTTTTCGCCGCGAGCGACCTCATCGCCATCGGCGCAATGCGGGCGCTGGCCGAAGCGCAGAAAACCGTGCCTGAAGATGTCGCCATCGTCGGCTTCGACGACATTCCTGCCGCGGGCCACACCAGCCCGCCGCTGACGACGCTGATGCAGGACATGCGCGGCGCCGGGGCTGCGCTGCTCGACGTGCTGCTCAAGGGTATCGAGGACGACGAGATTACCCGGCGCGAACTGCCTGCGCGCCTTGTCGTGCGCGAAAGCACCGTCGCGAAGAAGTCACCTGCGAAGGCGACCTCGGACGCCTGA
- a CDS encoding flavin reductase family protein, with the protein MDTNASAAIADKLRSALRRLPGPVSIVTSHDEAEGGPVGMVASAVIPVSMDPPSMLVAVNRRSQCHASIEKEGRFCINLLGTEQRSLVEPFSTPGMREARFTEGPWSITDDMPWLETAVANLFCRVEATLVHGSHELFVGNVYDVRSRDDDELDPLGWLEGGFARFGALE; encoded by the coding sequence ATGGACACGAATGCTAGCGCTGCAATTGCCGACAAGCTGCGGTCTGCGCTGCGCCGGTTGCCGGGCCCGGTCTCGATCGTAACCAGCCATGACGAGGCCGAAGGCGGCCCGGTCGGAATGGTCGCCTCTGCCGTGATCCCGGTTTCGATGGATCCGCCCTCCATGCTGGTCGCGGTCAATCGCCGTTCGCAGTGCCACGCCTCGATCGAGAAGGAAGGTCGCTTCTGCATCAACCTGCTCGGGACCGAGCAGCGTAGCCTGGTCGAACCCTTTTCGACGCCCGGCATGCGCGAAGCGCGCTTCACCGAAGGGCCGTGGAGCATCACCGATGACATGCCCTGGCTTGAGACGGCTGTCGCGAACCTGTTCTGCCGGGTCGAAGCGACGCTGGTTCACGGCTCACACGAGCTATTCGTCGGCAATGTCTACGACGTGCGCTCGCGCGATGACGACGAACTCGATCCGCTTGGCTGGCTGGAAGGTGGTTTCGCGCGGTTCGGCGCGCTGGAATAG
- a CDS encoding Crp/Fnr family transcriptional regulator, whose protein sequence is MRGEIDSYPLTARFLMGRLRHAMSEREKEILESSIEEVREYDQSHTVLERGKLCDFSTMLVSGFAIRTIHENNNRYIVGIQVPGDFMDLHAFALKRLDHDLVTLGPTKIGLVSHKRLQELMQGEPHLSRLFWFSTLLDAAIHRQWTLKLQQLKASRRTAHLLAEIWHRFDQVGLANPTGFRSPLTQSDLADMCGTTPIHMNRSLGELRRKGLADFRRGKLVCNDRAALEQMGDFDPTYLYGEGDLFMGDVMSFPA, encoded by the coding sequence ATGCGGGGAGAGATTGACAGCTATCCTTTGACCGCCCGTTTCCTGATGGGCCGGCTGCGGCATGCCATGTCGGAGCGCGAGAAGGAAATCCTCGAATCCAGCATTGAGGAAGTCCGCGAATACGACCAGTCGCATACCGTGCTCGAACGCGGGAAACTGTGCGATTTCTCGACCATGCTCGTCTCGGGTTTCGCAATCCGCACCATCCACGAGAACAACAATCGCTACATTGTCGGCATCCAGGTGCCGGGCGATTTCATGGACCTGCATGCCTTCGCATTGAAGCGGTTGGACCACGACCTCGTGACGCTCGGGCCGACCAAGATCGGCCTCGTATCGCACAAGCGGTTGCAAGAATTGATGCAGGGCGAGCCCCACCTCTCGCGCCTGTTCTGGTTCTCGACCTTGCTCGACGCTGCGATCCACCGGCAATGGACACTCAAGCTCCAGCAATTGAAGGCGAGCCGCCGCACAGCGCATCTGCTGGCGGAAATCTGGCACCGTTTCGACCAAGTAGGCCTCGCCAATCCGACTGGCTTCCGCTCGCCCCTGACCCAATCGGACCTGGCCGACATGTGCGGCACCACGCCGATCCACATGAACCGCTCGCTCGGCGAATTGCGCCGCAAGGGCCTCGCCGATTTCAGGCGCGGCAAGCTTGTCTGCAACGACCGCGCGGCCTTGGAACAGATGGGCGATTTCGACCCCACCTACCTCTATGGCGAGGGCGACCTGTTCATGGGCGACGTGATGAGTTTTCCGGCCTGA
- a CDS encoding MFS transporter, which yields MTGREKPRQGWAGLFNISFGFFGIQIGFALQNANMSRVFQSLGSAIDDLPALWVAAPLTGLLVQPIIGHLSDKTWMGKLGRRRPYFLLGAVLAALSLFLMPLSEVLLMAAVLLWVLDASLNISMEPFRAFVGDMLRKDQHTAGYAVQTAFIGVGAVVGSIVPWAMTQLGVANVAADGGIPDTVRYSFWIGGAALFAAVLWTVLTTKEYSPEEMRAFGGEDAVDESGHTVRALASKSYQGSAVWMFAGVAVVLAVMGFDLEKEVYLLGALLIAYGMLSAVAISMAKQGNTTGMLTSIVGDFSGMPDIMKKLAVVQFFSWSALFIMWINTTPVVTQYVFGSTDTASEAYNLGANWVGWLFATYNAVAAVAALTLLPFIASRVGKAKTHVFGLLCGALGFASFFVIRDPQALLVSEIGIGIAWASILAMPYAILASSLPQQKLGIYMGLFNVFIVVPQLLVATVMGSIMKAFFPTEPIWTMAFAAGTLVIAALAMMRVQVPGEGEAA from the coding sequence ATGACGGGACGCGAGAAACCGCGCCAGGGCTGGGCCGGGCTGTTCAACATCAGCTTCGGCTTCTTCGGAATCCAGATCGGCTTCGCGCTGCAGAACGCGAATATGAGCCGCGTCTTCCAGTCGCTCGGTTCCGCGATCGACGATCTTCCCGCGCTCTGGGTTGCCGCTCCGCTGACCGGTTTGCTGGTCCAACCGATCATCGGCCACCTGTCGGACAAGACATGGATGGGCAAGCTCGGTCGTCGCCGTCCCTACTTCCTACTTGGCGCGGTACTGGCAGCGCTGTCGCTGTTCCTCATGCCGCTGAGCGAAGTATTGCTGATGGCGGCAGTACTGCTGTGGGTGCTCGATGCGAGCCTCAATATCTCGATGGAGCCGTTCCGTGCCTTCGTCGGCGACATGCTGAGGAAGGACCAGCACACTGCCGGCTACGCCGTGCAAACCGCGTTTATCGGCGTGGGCGCGGTGGTCGGATCGATCGTGCCCTGGGCCATGACGCAGCTCGGTGTCGCCAATGTCGCGGCAGACGGCGGCATTCCCGACACGGTCCGCTACAGCTTCTGGATCGGCGGCGCGGCCCTGTTCGCAGCCGTGCTTTGGACGGTGCTGACCACCAAGGAATACAGCCCTGAGGAAATGCGCGCATTCGGCGGCGAGGATGCCGTCGACGAAAGCGGCCACACGGTGCGTGCGCTCGCTTCCAAGAGCTATCAGGGTAGCGCGGTCTGGATGTTCGCCGGCGTCGCGGTCGTGCTGGCGGTCATGGGTTTCGACCTGGAGAAGGAAGTCTACCTGCTCGGCGCGCTGTTGATCGCCTACGGCATGCTCAGCGCGGTTGCGATTTCGATGGCGAAGCAGGGCAATACCACCGGCATGCTGACCAGCATCGTCGGCGATTTCTCCGGCATGCCCGACATCATGAAGAAGCTCGCCGTGGTACAGTTTTTCAGCTGGTCGGCGCTCTTCATCATGTGGATCAATACGACGCCGGTGGTGACGCAATATGTCTTCGGCAGCACCGACACCGCGAGCGAGGCCTACAATCTGGGCGCGAACTGGGTCGGCTGGCTGTTCGCCACTTACAACGCGGTCGCTGCCGTGGCCGCGCTCACGCTCCTGCCGTTCATCGCCAGCCGCGTCGGCAAGGCGAAGACCCATGTGTTCGGCCTGCTGTGCGGCGCGCTCGGCTTTGCGAGCTTCTTCGTCATCCGCGATCCGCAGGCCCTGCTGGTTTCCGAAATCGGCATCGGCATCGCCTGGGCCTCGATCCTCGCCATGCCTTACGCGATCCTCGCAAGCAGCCTGCCGCAGCAGAAGCTCGGCATCTACATGGGGCTGTTCAACGTGTTCATCGTCGTCCCGCAGCTGCTGGTCGCAACGGTCATGGGCTCGATCATGAAGGCGTTCTTCCCGACCGAGCCGATCTGGACGATGGCCTTTGCGGCAGGAACGCTGGTGATCGCAGCACTCGCCATGATGCGGGTGCAGGTGCCGGGTGAAGGAGAGGCAGCATGA
- a CDS encoding alpha-amylase family glycosyl hydrolase: MKRMAIGLGAAALIAGGAFAMGERPEDVLTGGSPWEPKQYVQLESPEWTRDAVIYQINTRQFTEEGTFAAAQEELPRLKELGVDILWLMPIHPIGEENRKGSLGSPYSVKDYYDVNPEFGTKEEFKAFVDAAHAQGFKVILDLVANHTAWDNPLRSEHPDWYEKTWDGDFRPTPWWDWSDIIDLDWSKPGVRQHVGEAMEMWVRDYEIDGFRADVAGYVPVDFWETMRARLSAIRPVFMLGEVQETAYHRAAFDATYAWDWHHTSKDVAKGNAGPSAFYGYYAENESLWPREAMRMTYIENHDSNAWEGTLRENYGAALEAATALAFTGEGVPLVHNGMEACNAKRLEFFEKDAIDWSQGENCEYGALLKDLIAFRKANPALENGQWGARMFKVETDKPEQVFAWVRQEEGNKVLGLFNFSGAAVEVTFADGLPAGSYDEFRGDRVTFAAGDTVSIAPNGFRLFSAKD; the protein is encoded by the coding sequence ATGAAGCGCATGGCAATCGGCCTTGGCGCGGCGGCCCTTATCGCCGGCGGCGCTTTCGCAATGGGCGAGCGGCCCGAGGACGTGCTCACCGGCGGCTCGCCGTGGGAGCCGAAGCAATATGTCCAGCTCGAGAGCCCCGAGTGGACGCGCGATGCGGTGATCTACCAGATCAACACCCGCCAGTTCACCGAGGAAGGTACCTTCGCCGCTGCGCAGGAAGAGCTGCCCCGCCTCAAGGAACTGGGCGTCGATATCCTCTGGCTCATGCCGATCCACCCGATCGGCGAGGAGAACCGCAAGGGCTCGCTCGGCTCGCCCTATTCGGTGAAGGACTATTACGATGTGAACCCCGAGTTCGGCACGAAGGAGGAGTTCAAGGCTTTCGTCGATGCCGCCCATGCGCAAGGCTTCAAGGTCATCCTCGACCTCGTCGCCAACCATACCGCGTGGGACAACCCGCTGCGCAGCGAGCATCCCGACTGGTACGAGAAGACATGGGACGGCGATTTCCGCCCGACCCCGTGGTGGGACTGGTCCGACATCATCGATCTCGACTGGTCCAAGCCGGGCGTGCGTCAGCATGTCGGCGAGGCGATGGAGATGTGGGTCCGCGACTACGAAATCGACGGCTTCCGCGCCGATGTCGCAGGCTATGTCCCGGTCGATTTCTGGGAAACGATGCGCGCGCGGCTGTCCGCGATCCGCCCGGTCTTCATGCTCGGTGAGGTGCAGGAAACCGCCTATCACCGCGCGGCGTTCGATGCGACCTATGCGTGGGACTGGCATCATACCTCGAAGGACGTCGCCAAGGGCAATGCCGGGCCGAGCGCCTTCTACGGATACTACGCCGAGAACGAGAGCCTGTGGCCGCGCGAGGCCATGCGCATGACCTATATCGAGAACCACGACAGCAATGCCTGGGAAGGCACGCTGCGCGAAAACTACGGGGCCGCGCTGGAAGCGGCGACCGCGCTCGCCTTCACCGGCGAGGGGGTGCCGCTGGTCCACAACGGGATGGAAGCCTGCAACGCCAAGCGGCTCGAGTTCTTCGAGAAGGACGCGATCGACTGGTCGCAGGGCGAGAACTGCGAATACGGTGCGCTGCTGAAGGACCTCATAGCCTTCCGCAAGGCGAACCCGGCGCTCGAAAACGGGCAATGGGGCGCGCGCATGTTCAAGGTCGAGACCGACAAGCCCGAACAGGTCTTCGCCTGGGTCCGGCAAGAGGAAGGGAACAAGGTGCTGGGCCTGTTCAACTTCTCCGGCGCGGCGGTCGAAGTGACTTTCGCCGACGGGCTGCCGGCAGGCAGCTATGACGAGTTTCGCGGCGATCGCGTGACCTTCGCGGCGGGTGATACCGTCAGCATCGCGCCCAACGGCTTCCGCCTGTTCTCCGCGAAGGACTAG
- a CDS encoding tryptophan halogenase family protein, whose translation MSGEGRQAIVVVGGGTAGWMTAAALVRFTQAKVTLVESDAIGTVGVGEATIPQIRLFNAGLGIDEAEFLRETRGSFKLGIEFAGWNGEGSRYMHAFGHIGQGRGILPFHQYWLRARAEGLAKDLSAYSLNEVAARALKMQMWRQQPGQPTPDMPCAYHFDAGLYAAYLRRYSEAAGATRIEGKVARVERHPDSGLISAIHLDDDRTIEGDFFIDCTGFRSLLLGEALGTGFDDWTHWLPCDRAIAVPCETRGDFTPYTRSTARKAGWQWRIPLQHRIGNGHVYCSEFMEDAEALDILLANLDGKPQAEPNQLRFTTGTRQKHWVGNCLAIGLSAGFMEPLESTSIHLIQSSIARFLQMLPGKQVEPAIAEEFNRQASFEWERIRDFLILHYWANGREGEPFWDLCRAMELPDTLTAKVEQFRAGGYIHREHEELFTEPGWLQVFVGQGIVPESWHPAADGMGDDQLAEMLAQIEQGIERLTADMPGHIEFLRAYCAPQDQRKSA comes from the coding sequence GTGAGCGGAGAGGGCAGACAGGCGATTGTCGTGGTCGGCGGGGGAACCGCCGGCTGGATGACGGCAGCCGCACTGGTCCGCTTCACGCAGGCCAAGGTCACACTGGTCGAATCCGATGCGATCGGCACGGTCGGCGTGGGCGAGGCGACCATCCCCCAGATCCGCCTGTTCAATGCCGGGCTCGGCATCGACGAGGCCGAGTTCCTGCGCGAGACCCGCGGCAGCTTCAAGCTCGGGATCGAGTTCGCCGGATGGAACGGCGAAGGCAGCCGCTACATGCATGCCTTCGGGCATATCGGTCAGGGTCGCGGGATTCTGCCCTTCCACCAGTACTGGCTGCGTGCCCGGGCAGAGGGTCTTGCCAAGGACCTGTCGGCCTATTCGCTCAACGAAGTGGCTGCCCGCGCGCTCAAGATGCAGATGTGGCGCCAGCAGCCGGGCCAGCCCACGCCGGACATGCCCTGTGCCTATCATTTCGACGCGGGCCTCTATGCCGCCTACCTGCGCCGTTATTCCGAGGCCGCAGGGGCAACGCGCATCGAGGGCAAGGTCGCCCGTGTCGAGCGCCATCCCGATAGCGGGCTTATCAGCGCCATCCACCTCGACGACGACCGGACGATCGAAGGCGACTTCTTCATAGACTGCACCGGCTTTCGCAGCCTGCTCCTCGGCGAGGCGCTTGGGACCGGCTTCGACGACTGGACGCATTGGCTCCCCTGCGACCGCGCTATCGCCGTGCCATGCGAAACCAGGGGCGACTTCACGCCCTACACCCGTTCCACCGCGCGCAAGGCCGGGTGGCAATGGCGCATCCCGCTTCAGCACCGCATCGGCAACGGTCATGTCTATTGCAGCGAGTTCATGGAGGACGCAGAAGCGCTCGACATACTCCTCGCCAATCTCGACGGGAAGCCGCAGGCCGAGCCCAACCAGCTTCGCTTCACCACCGGAACGCGCCAGAAGCACTGGGTCGGCAATTGCCTCGCCATCGGGCTATCGGCAGGTTTCATGGAGCCGCTGGAATCGACCAGCATCCACCTCATCCAGAGCTCGATCGCCCGCTTCCTGCAAATGCTTCCCGGCAAGCAGGTCGAACCCGCGATCGCGGAGGAATTCAATCGCCAGGCAAGCTTCGAATGGGAGCGCATCCGCGACTTCCTGATCCTGCATTACTGGGCGAACGGCCGCGAGGGCGAACCCTTCTGGGACCTTTGCCGCGCGATGGAGCTGCCCGATACGCTTACCGCCAAGGTCGAACAGTTCCGCGCCGGTGGCTACATCCATCGCGAGCACGAAGAGCTCTTCACCGAGCCCGGCTGGCTGCAAGTTTTCGTCGGCCAAGGCATCGTGCCCGAGAGCTGGCACCCGGCCGCCGATGGCATGGGTGATGACCAGCTGGCCGAAATGCTCGCCCAAATCGAACAGGGCATCGAGCGCCTCACTGCCGACATGCCCGGACACATCGAATTCCTGCGCGCCTATTGCGCACCGCAAGACCAGAGGAAATCCGCCTGA
- a CDS encoding TonB-dependent receptor, which produces MAQEADAAATDEEPVSEDDGVIIVSGFRASLESAVAEKKLNDQILESVTAEDIGKLPDNSIGESIARLPGVTSQRLNGRANVIAIRGFGQDFSQTLLNGREQTSLGDARAVEFDQYPAEVVNQVVVYKTPTAELVGQGLVGTIDIRTIRPLEVSESIFAIGARGSYADLGKLNAGSKEFGFRANATYVDQFADDTLGVSLSASYVDEPYQLQEFNAWGYTGGPSGGAQLIGGSKSFVTSTQLKRLGITGTVQWEPAPNWMVTLDAFYSDFEDDQSKRGVELPLGFCANPGDLLNRNAAFCFGATYDVSAQQVDNDTVVAGRFPTVEGVVRNDIFQKEAELISGGLNVAYEGDDGWSAFFDFGYSRTDRHELSFESYAGTGVGALNGATDDITFTQDENGAFFTSTLDYSDPNTILLTDPLGWGGGTQAGYFNDRIIDDELKQFRVQVAKENYDSFISAVKFGMNYTTRDKSLDPQEFFIRLAGGALEATIPQEFLLRPTNLDYLGLGPMLSYDARELIGAGIYVLDPNTSNDIPAKAFEIEEDLMTIYLQTDIEQDLGGAMLTGNVGVQAVHTDQSSSGLAFPGGVQTQVTAGADYWDVLPSLNLSLRFDSDFVIRVGASRQIQRPRLDDMRVAIGYGLDNNVGNSPTGTAPFLNGGGGNPTLRPYRANAVDLTFEKYFGTSGVVALQLFYKDIKSYIDSSTFVFDYAGFPLPAGPTPPSTIGLLNAPNNTGGGNFYGGEIAATVPFDVFTEALDGFGFTGGLGYTKTEVEDAFGNVDQIPGYSKWVANGTLYFEKYGFNARGSVRHRSSFLGDFTGFGGSPTRRLARGETIVDAQIGYDFQEGSALDGLSIYLQGQNLTDEPFVSINGNGNQLQVVDYQTYGRRFLAGFTYRF; this is translated from the coding sequence ATGGCTCAGGAAGCCGATGCCGCGGCAACCGACGAAGAACCGGTTTCCGAAGACGACGGCGTCATCATCGTCAGCGGTTTCCGCGCCTCGCTCGAAAGCGCGGTCGCGGAAAAGAAGCTCAACGACCAGATCCTCGAATCGGTCACGGCGGAAGACATCGGCAAGCTGCCGGACAACTCGATCGGTGAATCGATCGCCCGCCTGCCCGGCGTCACCTCGCAGCGCCTCAACGGCCGCGCGAACGTGATCGCCATCCGCGGCTTCGGCCAGGACTTCTCGCAGACCCTGCTCAACGGCCGCGAACAGACCTCGCTCGGCGATGCGCGCGCAGTCGAGTTCGACCAGTACCCGGCGGAAGTCGTGAACCAGGTCGTCGTCTACAAGACGCCGACCGCCGAACTTGTCGGCCAAGGCCTCGTCGGCACGATCGACATCCGCACCATCCGCCCGCTCGAAGTGAGCGAATCGATCTTCGCGATCGGTGCGCGCGGTTCCTATGCCGACCTCGGCAAGCTGAACGCCGGTTCGAAGGAATTCGGCTTCCGCGCGAACGCGACCTATGTTGACCAGTTCGCCGACGACACGCTCGGCGTCTCGCTCTCGGCCTCCTATGTCGACGAGCCGTACCAGCTGCAGGAATTCAACGCCTGGGGGTACACCGGCGGCCCGTCGGGCGGCGCGCAGCTGATCGGCGGCTCGAAGAGCTTCGTCACCTCGACCCAGCTCAAGCGCCTCGGCATCACCGGCACCGTGCAGTGGGAGCCGGCCCCGAACTGGATGGTCACGCTCGATGCGTTCTATTCGGACTTCGAGGACGACCAGAGCAAGCGCGGCGTCGAACTGCCGCTCGGCTTCTGCGCCAACCCGGGCGATCTGCTCAACCGCAACGCCGCCTTCTGCTTCGGCGCGACCTATGACGTCAGCGCGCAGCAGGTCGACAACGACACGGTCGTCGCGGGCCGTTTCCCGACTGTCGAAGGCGTCGTTCGCAACGACATCTTCCAGAAGGAAGCCGAACTGATCTCCGGCGGCCTCAACGTCGCTTATGAAGGCGACGACGGCTGGAGCGCGTTCTTCGACTTCGGCTACTCGCGCACCGACCGTCACGAGCTGAGCTTCGAATCCTACGCGGGTACCGGCGTCGGCGCCCTCAACGGCGCGACCGACGACATCACCTTCACGCAGGACGAGAACGGCGCCTTCTTCACCTCGACGCTCGATTATTCGGACCCGAACACCATCCTGCTGACCGACCCGCTCGGCTGGGGCGGCGGCACGCAGGCCGGCTACTTCAACGACCGTATCATCGACGACGAGCTCAAGCAGTTCCGCGTCCAGGTCGCGAAGGAGAATTACGACTCGTTCATCAGCGCTGTGAAGTTCGGCATGAACTACACCACGCGCGACAAGTCGCTCGACCCGCAGGAATTCTTCATCCGCCTCGCCGGCGGCGCGCTCGAAGCGACGATCCCGCAGGAATTCCTGCTTCGTCCGACCAATCTCGATTACCTCGGCCTCGGCCCGATGCTGAGCTACGACGCGCGCGAGCTGATCGGTGCGGGCATCTACGTGCTCGACCCGAACACCTCGAACGACATCCCGGCCAAGGCCTTCGAGATCGAGGAAGATCTGATGACGATCTACCTCCAGACCGATATCGAACAGGATCTCGGCGGCGCGATGCTGACCGGTAACGTCGGCGTCCAGGCGGTCCACACCGACCAGAGCTCGAGCGGCCTTGCCTTCCCGGGCGGCGTCCAGACGCAGGTCACTGCCGGTGCGGATTACTGGGATGTCCTGCCCAGCCTCAACCTGTCGCTCCGTTTCGACAGCGACTTCGTGATCCGCGTCGGTGCGAGCCGACAGATCCAGCGTCCGCGTCTCGACGACATGCGCGTCGCGATCGGTTACGGCCTCGACAACAACGTCGGCAACAGCCCGACCGGCACCGCTCCGTTCCTCAACGGCGGCGGCGGCAACCCGACGCTGCGGCCGTACCGTGCGAACGCGGTCGACCTCACCTTCGAGAAGTATTTCGGCACTTCGGGCGTCGTGGCGCTCCAGCTGTTCTACAAGGACATCAAGAGCTACATCGACTCCAGCACCTTCGTCTTCGACTACGCCGGCTTCCCGCTTCCCGCAGGTCCGACGCCGCCGAGCACGATCGGCCTGCTGAACGCGCCGAACAACACCGGCGGCGGCAACTTCTACGGTGGTGAAATCGCGGCGACCGTTCCGTTCGACGTCTTCACCGAAGCGCTCGACGGCTTCGGCTTCACCGGCGGCCTTGGCTACACCAAGACCGAGGTGGAAGACGCCTTCGGCAATGTCGACCAGATCCCGGGCTATTCGAAGTGGGTCGCCAACGGCACGCTCTACTTCGAGAAGTACGGCTTCAACGCTCGCGGCAGCGTCCGCCATCGTTCGAGCTTCCTCGGCGACTTCACCGGCTTCGGTGGCTCGCCGACGCGTCGCCTCGCTCGCGGCGAGACGATCGTCGATGCCCAGATCGGCTACGACTTCCAGGAAGGCAGCGCGCTCGACGGCCTCTCGATCTACCTCCAGGGCCAGAACCTGACCGACGAACCGTTCGTTTCGATCAACGGCAACGGCAACCAGCTGCAGGTCGTGGATTACCAGACCTACGGCCGCCGCTTCCTGGCGGGCTTCACCTACCGCTTCTGA